The genomic segment TGGAATAACATACAAGATTCCTAAAATTTTCGACAACAAAGTCCCAGCTGTAAGCACTGCCGTTCCTCGCATTAATTTTGAACTCATAATATCGATTACCTCAATTGATTTTTTCTTTCAAGTCTATTTTTTATGTTTAATATGTAAAAATCATTTTGCTACTTTTAACGCATTCTTCTAAGATTTAAAATACAAGATACGCTTAAAGCAAGTAGCACTGCTGGTAAAATAAGCGAAATTAAGTTCATTCCAGCATTTATCATCGACAAAATAACACCTAAAATAGTAAATGCCACATAAAGATAATAAACTAATGGAGGAATAATGATACCTTTTCTAAGTTTTCCATAAGAAAGAAACAGCATAATTGTAAATGCTACACAAATTACTGCCATAATCGTTGTTGTCATAATGGTATTTTGGACAAGCGCCGTGGCACTAGCATTTGCCAAAACTTCCTTCTTTTGTTGCAATGAAAAAAGTCCTACAATAGAAATCGTACTCAATACCGCTTGAATAGTCGATATTATCGCAATTCCAAGGGTGATATTCTTCGTATTATTCAACATTCTAGCGTATTCTGGCTTTAGTTCAACTGACATTCTTACAACTCCTCTTTATCAATCTATACACCAGACTTTACCATATTTAAAGAGAAATTGTAAGTAGTTAATTATATTTCAATTCGAACATTAGCCGCTTTTTTCAAAAAATCTCCAAGCTCAGTTGTCTTTTTTTCATGTAACATTTGAACCACTTTACTACCAATAATTACACCGTCACATACATGCGCAAATTTTTCCACATGTTCAATGGAAGAAACACCAAAACCAGCAAGCACAGGAACCGGACTAATACTCTTTAAATAAGCTAGATGCGTGTCGATGTGCGTATCAAATTCACTCCTAACACCGGTCGTTCCATTGACTGTCACTGCGTATATAAATCCTTCCGCATGTTTGGTGATTTCTGCAAGCCGCTCTTTTGGACTCGTTAGGGAAACAAGCGGAATTAGCGCAATGTCTGTTCGTTCTAGCTCAGGAGAAATAAGATTTTGATGCTCATATGGTAAATCCGGAATAATCAATCCTTTTACAGGCGTATTTTTGAGCAATTCTACAAATTTTGGGATTCCCAAATGAAAAATCGGATTGATATAACTCATAATAATCAGCGGTATTTGGACTTTACTAGATGCTAATTTCGTCAAAATTTGTTCTAGACTAACTTGCTCTTTCAAAGCGCGCAAACCAGCAAGTTGGATAACAGGACCATCTGCTACTGGATCTGAAAATGGAATACCGATTTCAATAGCACTTACACCCGATTTTTCTAAGAATAGTAATTGTTCTTCTAAATGGTCTAAACCACCGTCTCCACCCATAATATACGTGACAATAGCCGGATGTTCTTTGTTACTTGAAAGTTTTTCCGTTAATGTTTTAGTCATTAGCTTGACCCTCCAAACGTTCTTTTAGTTGGTTTACATCTTTATCCCCACGACCGGACAAACAGACAATCATACTTTCTTCTGGACGCATACTAGCTGCTAATTTTACCGCGTAACTAATTGCATGAGAGCTTTCAAGTGCCGGGATAATTCCTTCCGTCCGACATAACAATTGAAAGGCTTCTACCGCCTCATCGTCGGTTACCGAATGATACTCAGCTCGTCCGATATCTCTGAAAAAACTGTGTTCTGGTCCGATTCCTGGATAATCTAACCCAGCTGAAATCGAAAACGCCTCAAGAATTTGTCCGTTTTCATCTTGTAATACATCCATCATTGCCCCGTGCAAAATACCAATTTCTCCTTTAGAAATAGTTGCAGCATGAAATTCTGTTTCAAGGCCGTGTCCTGCTGCTTCGACGCCGTGCATTTGGACTGCTTTATCTTCTACAAATGGATAGAATAGTCCCATTGCATTACTTCCGCCACCAACACAAGCAACAATCGCTTCTGGTAATTTCCCTTCTACTTCTAAATGCTGTTTTCTGGCTTCTGTTCCGATCACACTTTGATAATCACGAACGATTTCTGGAAATGGATGTGGCCCTAGTACTGAGCCCATAATATAATGCGTATCTTCCACATTTGCAACCCAGAATCGCAATGCTTCATTTACAGCATCTTTAAGCGTGCGACTACCAGCTTTCACACTTACTACTTTCGCGCCCAGCAATTCCATTCTAAATACATTTAACGACTGGCGTTTCACATCTTCTTCACCCATAAAAATAGTACATTCCATATTAAAAAGCGCTGCTACAGTTGCAGTTGCGACACCGTGTTGTCCTGCGCCAGTCTCTGCCACCACTTTTTGTTTTCCCATTTGTCTTGCTAGTAGCGCCTGGCCAATTGTGTTATTAATTTTATGTGCTCCAGTATGGTTCAAATCTTCCCTTTTTAAGTAAATTTTTGCACCGCCAGCATACGCCGTTAATTGTTCCGCAAAATAAAGTGGCGTTTCCCGGCCAACATACTCTTTTAAATAGTAATTTAATTCTTTTTGAAAAGCTGGATCTGTTTTTGAATCTTGGTAGGCTTCTTCCAATTCTTTCACTGCTTTCATTAACGTTTCTGGTACAAATCTACCGCCAAATTTACCATAAAAGCCATTTTCGTCAGGTGCTTGATAAGTCATTTTCAAACCTCTCCTTTAGCTGTTTTAATGAAGTTTTTAATTTTTTCAGGGTCTTTTTCTCCGTCCGTTTCTACACCAGAAGAGATATCTACTGCAAATGGTTCAAAACGAGCAATTGCTTCTGTCACATTAGTTGCGTTCAGTCCACCAGCAATGATTAATTTATCGGTCGTTAGTAATTGACTATTTATTTTTTCCCAATCAAATGTTTTCCCACTACCACCCTCATATTCCTCAGCAGGCGCATCAAGCAAAATATAAGCATTTGGATAATCATTTATATTACTCGGAAGTTGTCCATTTTTCACAGGAAAAGCTTTGATTACTTCTGCGTCTGTTCGCTTTGCTTGTTCTTGTGATTCTTGGCCATGAAGCTGGACGATATCTAGCGGCACTTTTTGAATTGCCTCCACTAACTCTTTTTCTGTTGGATTGACAAAAACGCCTACTTTTTTAACAGAGGCTGGAATTTTTTTGGCTAACTCGTGCGCTTCATCAATCGAAATTTGGCGTCTACTTTTGGCAAAAACAAAGCCAATCATATCAGCGCCGTTTTCAACTGCCGCTACTACATCTACCGTTTTTTTTAATCCACAAATTTTCACTTTCATCGTGTCACCTTCAACTTTCCTGCCGCTATTTCTGGTGTTTTTTCTCTCATTAGTGCTTCGCCGACAAGTACAGCATTATAAGAAGCGCTCACTCGTTCTACATCTGCGGCAGTTTTAAATCCTGATTCACTAATAAAACAAGCATCAGTTGCAAAATCACTGGCGAGCGTCTCACTAATCGCAATATCTACTTCAAACGTATGCAAATTCCGATTATTTACGCCAATTAATTTAGCACCTAGTTCTTGTGCAATAGCTAATTCTGCTGCATTATGAACTTCAACCAACACTTCCAAATCTAGTGCTAATGCTTGACTTAAAAGCACATGTAGCTCTTCTTTTCCCAGTGCAGAGATGATAAGCAAAACAACCGTTGCACCAGCATTCCTAGCGCGTATCAATTGTTTTTCGCTAATGATAAAATCCTTGCATAACACTGGGATTTCCACATTTTTCGCAACTTCCCGTAAATCTTCAATAGATCCTTTGAAAAAGAATGGGTCAGTTAAAACAGAAATCATCCCCGCACCTGCTGCTTCATAGGCTTTTGCTTGATTAATTGGGTTGACCTCCATGTTTATTTCACCTTTGGATGGCGAGGCACGTTTTACTTCCGCAATTAGTTGCATATTGGTTGTGTTCGCTTTTAAAAACTCATAAAACGAATAAGTTTTGCGTTTTTCTAATACGTTTTCTTTTGGCATTTCGGCAACTTCTATTGCTTTTTGCGCTAAAATTTCTTCTAAAAATGTCATTTCACTAGCACCTCTTTTTGGTACGCTATTAAATCTGTTAACTTTTGTTTAGCTGCACCACTTTCAATTAATTCTCGAGCAAGTTCGACGCCTTCTTTTACCGTATTCACTTTTCCATTTGTAAATAAGCCGAAACCTGCATTTAATAAAACTGTATCTAAGTAAGCACCCGGTTCTCCTTCTAATACGCTTCGGAGGATTGCTGCGTTTTCTTTCGCATCTCCACCGCTAATGGCTTCATGTGGATAAATCGCCAAGCCAACATCTGCCGGATTTAACGTAGACAAATTAACTTCTCCATTTTCATATAAAGCAAAGTGATTTTCTCCTGCAAGGGAAGCTTCATCCATAAAGCCAGCACCATTTAATACTAAGGCACGTTTTCGACCAAGTTCGCCTAATACTTTTGCCGTTTGTTCTAATAAATCGCGACGATAAATTCCCATTAGCTGTGTTTCTAATTGAACCGGGTTTGATAATGGACCGATTAAATTAAATATTGTTGGTGTTCCAAGTTCTTTTCTAACATCCATCACATATTTCATATTCGGATGAACATGTGGCGCATATAAAAAGGCAATTCCTACATCTTCCAGTAAATGAGTCACATCTTCTGGACGCATATTAATATCAATTCCAAGCTCCTTACAAACATCAGCACTACCAGAGCGACTGGAAATACTTCCATTACCAATTTTAGCGACAGGGATTCCGGAAGCTGCAATTACAAAAGCGGCCGTTGTACTTATATTAAAACTATTGGATTTATCGCCACCAGTTCCACAATTATCCATTGCAGTACCAGCAGGAAAATCTATTTGTGTCGCGACTTGCTTCATCACTTCTGCAATTCCCACCATCTCTTCCGCAGTTTCCCCTTTTGCCTTCAATGCTATTAAGAAAGCCGCTATTCTTATTTTTGAAAGTTGTCCTTCAAATATCGCTGTTGCGATGCTACTCATTTCTTCTTTTGATAAATTTTGTTGGTCATATACTTTTTGTAATAATTGTTCCATTTTCTTTCACCCTTTCGACTATTTTAATGAAATTTTCTAGCATTTTTTTACCATCTATTGTTCCGATTGATTCTGGGTGAAATTGAAGTCCATATACTGGATAATTTTTCAGTTGCATCGCCATTACTTCTGCATCGTCTGTCGCAACGGCTAATACTTCTAAATCAGCTGGTAATTTATTTTTATCTACTATTAAAGAGTGATAACGCATGACAGGCATTTCTTCAGGTAAGTCTGAAAAAATTTCTCCCGTAGTTTGGCGCATGGTTGATACTTTGCCATGCCTAATTTTTTCTGCTTGAATCACTTCCCCGCCAAACACTTCACCAATCGCTTGATGTCCTAAGCAAATACCAAGTAACGGTTTTTCTTTCGCAAATCTAGAAACAATCTCTTCTAATAGTCCTGCTTCACTTGGTTTTCCTGGTCCAGGTGAAAGCACAATTCCATCTACCTCGCTCGCAACTGCGAGTAAATCAGGTGCATCATTACGTTTTACAACCACCTCACAAAATTCGGCCAAATATTGCTCCAAATTAAAAGTAAATGAATCGTAATTATCCACTAATAAAATCATTCCCCCACCTCCAAAAGTGCTTTTGCTTTTTGTAGCGTTTCTAAATACTCACTCTCTGGATCTGAATCATAGACAATACCAGCACCAGCCTGCACATATGCTTTGCCGCCATGCACTACCATCGTTCTAATCGAAAGGGCAAAATCAGAATCACCATTTTTAGTCAAATATCCAACAGCGCCTGCATATGGTCCACGTTTCACATTTTCCCATTCATATATCCGCTGAATCGCTCTAATTTTAGGTGCGCCGCTAACTGTTCCAGCTGGCAATGTGGAACGAAGCGCGTCCATTGCTGTCAGTCCTGGTTTTAATGTTCCTTCAACTACTGAAACGAGATGCATCAAAAATCGGTATCTTTCAATTGTTAGGTAAACGGGGACTTTCACTGAACCAGTCATCGCTATTTTCCCAATATCATTTCTTCCTAAATCGACTAACATCCGGTGCTCTGCTAATTCTTTCTCGTCTGAAAGTAATTCTGCAGCAAGTTGTTCATCTTCCTGTTTCGTTGCCCCGCGCCGCCTTGTTCCAGCAATAGGGTTCGTAATCACTTGCCGACCTTTTGTTTTAATTAAACTTTCTGGTGACGAACCAATCAAACATGTATCGCCAAAATCAATAAAGTATAAATACGGAGAAGGATTTAATAATCGTAATTTCCTGTAGTAGTCAAAAGGGATAATGGTAAAATCTGCTTCCAGTCGTTGTGAAAGTACTATCTGAAAGAAATCTCCCTCTTGAATATTATTTTTTGCCTTTTGAACTAATGCCATATATTCTTTTTTCGTATAATTGCTTTTATAAGTCATTTTCGGAACATAGACTTGGTCGTGCTCTCCTTTTCTAGGGGTGATTAGCTGCTCTTCCATTTTTTCAAGAGCTTCCTCTAGGTCTCGCTCGCATCTTCCGGAATAACAATTATCTTGTACTAAAATCAATTCTTCGGCTTGATGATCCATGATGACAAAAGCTTCATATACATAAAATCGGATATCCGGCATATCACGGTTTTCTGGAGGAATCTCACCTAAATCTTCATACAGTGCAATCACATCAAAACCAACATAGCCAATTGCACCAGAATCAAGTGGTAATTCGAGTTCATCTCCGTTTGCCTGTTCAATAAATGTTTCAATTTCCTTTAAAGGATCAGTTACTTTTTTATATTTTCCATCTAGATAATAATCGTTTTCATAAACTTTAATTTCGTGGACAGGATTGACAGCAATAATCGAATAGCGTCCTGCATCCGCATCTTTGGCAGCACCCTCAAGTAAACTCTTTCCCCGTCCTTTTAGTCTTTGAAATGCTAGTATCGCTGTGAGTGTATCCGCATCTATCTTTTTGCATTTTCTCATCTTATTCATTCCTCCCATTTCTAAAATAAAAAAATCCTCTGAAGAAAGCGCAAAATTGTGCTTCTTCAGAGGACGAGTTATCGCGGTGCCACCTCATGTTAGGAGAAAAACTCCTATCTCAGTGCTGTTTTATACAGCCGCCCTATAACGGGAGCTCCCGTTTACCCCTACTAGTTGTTTCAAGGTATCACGCACAAGGCCCATTCCTAACTCACCGATTTGTTAGCTCCCACCAAACGCTAACTCTCTTTAAAATTGACGAGAAAGTACTATTCTTGTTTCATGTTTTGTTTTATAAAATTAAAAAAGAGCCTCTCTCCAAGCCTAGCAAATATACTAGACAAGGACGAGAGACCCGTGGTACCACCTTGATTAACTGCAAAAACAGTTCACTTAATCCATCCAACTTCCGAATGGGTGCCTTGTGTAACGATAAGGCCTAATCGCTGTAACCTACTAAGGAAAACCTTTTTGGCTCAGAGCTCAGAAGTCCATTCACATCATGTCCGTTACTGACTTACACCACCCATCAGCTCTCTAAAAACTTTCATCATGTTACTTACTCTTCATCATAGCTATCATTTTTTACTTGTATTCATCTTACATAAGAACAAAAGGAAAGTCAAGAAAATAAAATCACTTTTTCTAAAAGCAAAGTAAAAATGTCACTAATAAACAAATAAGCAAAAGGAACTATAACTCCCAACCTATGAACCCATTACAAAACCATGACAATATTTCTATTTAGTGAAATTACTATTATGACGATAACTATATAATTACCAAATAGTTAAAGAAGATATTACGCTTAAATATTTATGATAAAACCTCTCATGCAACCTATATCTAAATAACTAAAAACACATTTCCTAAAAGGACTATTAGCTCATTTTCGTCTATTTGTGAATATTTTCACGTGAAACACTGGACAAACTTTTTCTGATGGCTTATACTAACGGTGTAATCAAATAAAACAAAAGAATACGGCAAAGCAACAAGCTAAATTTTTTTGGATTATCAGGGACGTTAAAAGTCTACTATGGACGTTTTGAGTCCCGAACAAATATTAGGAGGTTCTGGAAAATGGCAATTAAAGAAAATGCGGCCCAAGAAGTATTAGAAGTTCAAAAAGTGATTGACAGATTAGCAGACAATGGACAAAAAGCATTGAAAGCATTTGAAAATTACGATCAAGAACAAGTAGACAATATCGTACATGCGATGGCGCTTGCCGGACTTGACCAACATATGCCCCTTGCAAAATTAGCAGTAGAAGAAACCGGACGTGGATTATACGAAGATAAATGTATTAAAAACATCTTCGCAACAGAATATATTTGGAACAACATTAAAAACAACAAAACAGTTGGTGTTATTAATGAAGACGTGCAAACAGGCGTTATCGAAATTGCTGAACCAGTTGGTGTGGTTGCCGGAGTTACACCTGTAACAAACCCTACCTCCACTACTCTTTTCAAAGCAATTATCGCTATTAAAACTCGTAACCCAATCATCTTTGCCTTCCATCCAAGCGCACAAGGTTGTTCATCTGCAGCAGCAAAAGTTGTCTACGATGCAGCAATCGCAGCTGGAGCACCAGAACATTGTATTCAATGGGTAGAAAAACCTTCCCTAGAAGCAACAAAACAATTAATGAACCATGAAAAAGTTGCCTTAGTTCTTGCAACTGGTGGTGCTGGAATGGTTAAATCAGCCTACTCAACTGGTAAACCCGCACTAGGTGTTGGACCAGGTAACGTACCAGCTTACATTGACAAAACAGCTAAAATCAAACGTTCTGTAAATGACATTATTCTTTCTAAATCTTTTGACCAAGGTATGATTTGTGCTTCTGAGCAAGCAGTTATCGTGGACAAAGAAGTAGCCAAAGAAGTAAAAGCAGAAATGGAAGCTAACAATTGTTACTTCGTTAAAGGCGCTGAATTCAAGAAATTAGAAAGCTACGTAATCAATCCTGAAAAAGGAACACTTAACCCAGATGTAGTTGGTAAATCCCCTGCCTGGATTGCTAACCAAGCCGGTTTTAAAGTTCCAGAAGATACAAAAATTCTTGTTGCTGAAATTAAAGGTGTTGGCGACAAATATCCACTATCTCATGAAAAACTTAGCCCAGTTCTTGCATTTATCGAAGCAGCTAACCAAGCAGAAGCATTCGATCGTTGTGAAGAAATGCTAGTATACGGAGGACTTGGACACTCTGCAGTTATCCATTCCACTGATAAAGAAGTTCAAAAAGCATTTGGTATTCGTATGAAAGCTTGCCGTATCATTGTAAACGCACCAAGCGCTCAAGGCGGTATCGGTGACATTTATAACGGCTTCATCCCTTCCCTAACTCTTGGTTGTGGATCTTATGGTAAAAACTCTGTATCACAAAATGTAAGTGCGACTAACTTGCTGAACGTTAAACGTATCGCGGATCGGAGAAATAATATGCAATGGTTCAAACTTCCACCAAAAATCTTCTTTGAAAAATATTCCACTCAATACCTTCAAAAAATGGAAGGCGTTGAACGTGTATTTATCGTAACTGACCCAGGAATGGTTCAATTCAAATATGTTGATGTTGTAATCGAACATTTGAAAAAACGTGGCAACGACGTATCTTACCAAGTATTTGCTGACGTTGAACCAGATCCATCTGATGTAACTGTTTATAAAGGTGCCGAATTAATGAAAGACTTCAAACCTGATACAATTATCGCTCTTGGTGGTGGTTCAGCAATGGATGCTGCTAAAGGTATGTGGTTATTCTATGAACACCCAGAAGCTTCTTTCTTCGGACTAAAACAAAAATTCTTAGATATCCGTAAACGTACTTTCAAATATCCTAAACTTGGAGGAAAAGCGAAATTTGTTGCTATTCCAACAACAAGTGGTACTGGATCTGAGGTAACTCCTTTCGCGGTTATTACTGATAAAGAAAATAACATTAAATACCCTCTTGCTGACTATGAACTAACTCCAGACGTTGCGATTGTTGATGCACAATACGTAACAACTGTTCCAGCACACATCACTGCTGATACTGGTATGGACGTTTTAACTCATGCAATTGAATCTTATGTTTCTGTAATGGCAAGTGATTATACTCGTGGTTTATCTATCCGAGCAATCGAACTTGTATTTGAAAACCTACGTGATTCCGTTCTTAAGGGTGATCCTGATGCACGCGAAAAAATGCATAATGCTTCTGCCCTAGCTGGTATGGCGTTTGCCAATGCGTTCCTTGGAATTAACCATAGTTTGGCACACAAAATCGGACCTGAATTCCACATTCCTCATGGTCGTGCGAATGCCATCCTTATGCCACACGTTATTCGTTATAACGCACTTAAACCTAAAAAACATGCGCTATTCCCAAGATATGAAAGCTTCCGTGCAGATGAAGATTATGCTCGTATCTCTCGTATTATCGGCTTCCCTGCTACAACTACAGAAGAAGGCGTTAAATCACTTGTAGATGAAATCATCAAACTTGGTAAAGATGTTGGTATCGACATGAGTCTTAAAGGACAAAATGTTGATAAAAAAGACTTGGATGCTGTTGTAGATACACTTGCAGATCGCGCATTCATGGACCAATGTACTACTGCCAACCCTAAACAACCACTTGTAAGCGAACTAAAAGAAATCTACCTAGAAGCTTACAAAGGTGTATGAAACTAGCTAACTTGTCCACTATTAATATATAAAGTTAGAAGAAAGCGCAAGTCCATCCCAGGGCTTGCGCTTTCGCTTTAAAGAGGAAATCAGTATAATAGAGAAAAGAAAGGAGTTGATAACAATGATACAAGCCGCAGTGCCCTATTTTACTTTTAACGGAGAGGCTGGTGAAGCATTAGATTTCTACAAAAAAGTCTTCCAGGCAGAAATTACAAACATACGTTACTTTCACGAAATGGAAGGATTTTCTGGCGATAAAGTTTTAGGAGAACGTATTCTTCATGCGAGATTGACAAAGGATGAGAAAGACCTATTTTATTTTTCTGATACCCTTGATGGCGAAACAGATGCTGGCAATCGGCTTTCAGTTGCTGTAAACTTTGAGACTGAAGAAAGCTTTGTTCATGCGTTTGCCCTGCTTTCGAAAACCGGGACAATTGAAGTTCCAATTCAAGAAACATTTTGGGGTGCCAAATATTGTAAACTGATTGATCATTACAGCATTGACTGGCATCTTAACTTTGAAAAGCAGACTACTACTAAAGTCTGACGTTTTCCCGTACTCAAGCCGAATGTATTTAGAACTACAAATAAGTATAATTAATAAGAGAAAACTAAAGGAGTGAGTTCATGAGCGAGACTATTTTACAATTAGAACATGTCACGAAGAAAATTGGACAAAAAGCAATCGTCCAAGACATCAGCTTTGATATACATAAAGGAGAAGTTTTTGGTTTACTTGGCCCAAATGGCGCTGGGAAAACAACCATTATCCGCTCTATTGTTGGCTTAATTCGCCGCACAGAAGGTACTGTTTTTATTAATGGTAAAAATGTGGATACAGATTTTAAATCAGCCATTTCAGAAGTTGGAGCAATAATTGAAAATCCAGAGTTTTACATGTATATGTCTGGCTGGAATAACTTAAAACAATTCGCCCGGATGAGCCAAAAGCCGATTACAGATGAGCATATTCGAGAAATTGTTGAGTTAGTTAAACTTACCGATGCCATTAATCAAAAAGTAAAAACCTATTCGCTCGGTATGCGCCAACGTTTAGGTGTTGCTCAAGCATTAATTCATAACCCCGCCCTACTTATTTTAGATGAACCTACCAACGGGCTTGATCCGCAGGGAATGGCAGAATTCAGAAGTTTAATCCGTGATTTAGCTACAAAAGGTACTTCTGTGTTAATTTCGAGTCATTTACTCAGCGAAATCCAGCAAATCACCGATCGTTTTGCAATTATCAATAAAGGTGTGTTAACGCATATTGAAAAAATGAGTGACTTACTTGAAAATAACGTCGCTGTTTATAAACTTAAAGTAACTAATCCAGTCACCACAAAAGCAGTCTTATATAAATTACCAGTCAAATTAATTGCTGAAAAAGAAAATTTATTCAAAATTGAAGTGGCACATGATGATGTTCATTTGATTGCCCGGGCGTTAATTCAAGCAGATATTGATTTATTAGAAATGGTACCAATGCAAGCCTCTCTTGAAGAACGATTCCTAGAATTAACTAAAAGCGGAGGTGAAAAAGCATGATATCCTTAGTAAAAAATGAATTTCATAAGTTATTCGCACGAAAATCAAGTTGGATTATGCAAATCGTATTATTTTTAGCAGTTTTAGCGCTAGCACTACTTATGTTTTTCGTCAGTCGGATTGATACCAGTGGCGTGGACGGAGCAGATACGAACAATGCCGGTATCACTGCTTATTATGATAACAAAGGCAACCCTGTAAGTGAAGAAGATTACTGGAACTCCGTAGATGCTGATGGTAACCCAACCTATAAATCCGAAACACTTTCATTAACTGATTCCGTAGCTTATTTAAAAGCAC from the Listeria seeligeri serovar 1/2b str. SLCC3954 genome contains:
- a CDS encoding VOC family protein; protein product: MIQAAVPYFTFNGEAGEALDFYKKVFQAEITNIRYFHEMEGFSGDKVLGERILHARLTKDEKDLFYFSDTLDGETDAGNRLSVAVNFETEESFVHAFALLSKTGTIEVPIQETFWGAKYCKLIDHYSIDWHLNFEKQTTTKV
- a CDS encoding ABC transporter ATP-binding protein, giving the protein MSETILQLEHVTKKIGQKAIVQDISFDIHKGEVFGLLGPNGAGKTTIIRSIVGLIRRTEGTVFINGKNVDTDFKSAISEVGAIIENPEFYMYMSGWNNLKQFARMSQKPITDEHIREIVELVKLTDAINQKVKTYSLGMRQRLGVAQALIHNPALLILDEPTNGLDPQGMAEFRSLIRDLATKGTSVLISSHLLSEIQQITDRFAIINKGVLTHIEKMSDLLENNVAVYKLKVTNPVTTKAVLYKLPVKLIAEKENLFKIEVAHDDVHLIARALIQADIDLLEMVPMQASLEERFLELTKSGGEKA